Part of the Natronobacterium gregoryi SP2 genome, ATGATGAATGGTTCGAAGAGTGGTTAGAAACATTTGGAGATGATGGGCATTATGATGACTTGATGTTTGGAGCGGAATTGAAGAAAGCCAGTAAACGTGTCCTCCGTCATAACAAGACGAATAAAGCTCAGAACACTTTCCGCAACCGGAAGGTAGTACTACGTCAGTTCCTTGAATTTTGTGATTATTATGGTGTTGACCCATTAAACCTCGAAGAAACATCTGCTGATGATGACCTCGTGGTGGAGGACTGGAAAAATATAATGCTCGACCAAGATTATGCGCCCCGGTCTGTTAGAAATAAGTTATACGCATTATCAAGCATTTACCAGCGTTGGGAGTCGAGGGGCTATGTTGATTCAAATCCTGTCGAGGACGTGGATGATATAGATGACTTGGAGCGAACACGATTAGAAGAACACAGCACGAAGGAGTATCTCAGTGTTGATGAATATGAACAAATTCTTGATGCTTGTGATATCCTCCGTGACCGAATTCTGATTCAACTCTTATGGGAGTGTGGTCTCCGAGCGCAGGAAGCAATCGAAGTAACCAAGCATGATATCGACAGAGAGAATCGGTCAATAACTATTGAGAATGTTAAAGATGGGAAGTATAAGTCAAAGGACGAACGAACTGTCTACTACTCTTGGTCGTTCGAACGTTTACTGGTGCG contains:
- a CDS encoding tyrosine-type recombinase/integrase yields the protein MSQIQELEDDEWFEEWLETFGDDGHYDDLMFGAELKKASKRVLRHNKTNKAQNTFRNRKVVLRQFLEFCDYYGVDPLNLEETSADDDLVVEDWKNIMLDQDYAPRSVRNKLYALSSIYQRWESRGYVDSNPVEDVDDIDDLERTRLEEHSTKEYLSVDEYEQILDACDILRDRILIQLLWECGLRAQEAIEVTKHDIDRENRSITIENVKDGKYKSKDERTVYYSWSFERLLVRWFDDGERLKYLGTEEDKDKDEKHLLVTKQAPQMAIGRVNEIVNERAEAAGIQETIYTDKSGRERNQIHSHIFRKSYGVHRTKKGMPIAYLTELLGHSDIETTKEHYLKFRDDDIEEAEREYSSMI